The Brachionichthys hirsutus isolate HB-005 chromosome 8, CSIRO-AGI_Bhir_v1, whole genome shotgun sequence genome contains a region encoding:
- the apcdd1l gene encoding protein APCDD1-like has protein sequence MKCEEAGNMSYRHCSHLLRGVKLLWLWQVVFVAGAGSKLWEVPFTSSSNLSESLQWDRDCQYRPPQENRAITADIPARLDGTWVSTRCEVRPCPEFLTRSYTFHASRHFQALQHFYADSGCGEPDYSLVIRGRLRLHQASWITRGATEAEHHLNKVAIVVHSLAAKQRLCSRLPDACVGVRLGRLALGKPHELYNTRAGRGCLAEMGFSLMEMGLMRVETQHHVHGGKVQELFLGDIHTDWTQRTHYRPTGYQQPLQSAMHHIHPCPVCALVYRSSEQRPPVLPRSPAPPLSLAGRWVSQRCETRPNVLFLTRDFTFDPDQQAWEGIYQHYADPACSQPTFTLRALGHYAQGNPSAKISGATELVFKVTKVRVTAGDRPTAKLLNATRPGKCGRAGGWEVGVEQDLTATDGCTLLGIKLPHKEYELFKVELDHRKHLLLFTGSRPTDGSSPDRPQKRPTSFQAPMVLCSGVETQPQQRHGSGFNSNHVQLAASGTERLAHLVLLVLGSVLCSRVRVF, from the exons ATGAAGTGTGAGGAAGCAGGGAACATGTCATACAGACATTGCAGTCACCTGTTGAGGGGAGTCAAGCTGCTGTGGCTGTGGCAAG TGGTGTTTGTGGCGGGAGCTGGGAGTAAACTATGGGAGGTGCcattcacctcctcctctaacCTCAGTGAGAGTCTGCAGTGGGACCGGGACTGCCAGTACCGCCCCCCCCAAGAGAACAGAGCGATCACAGCAGACATTCCAGCAAGGCTGGACGGCACGTGGGTGTCGACCAG ATGTGAAGTTCGGCCTTGCCCAGAGTTCCTCACCCGCTCCTACACCTTTCACGCCAGTCGTCACTTCCAGGCCCTGCAGCACTTCTATGCAGACAGTGGCTGTGGAGAACCGGACTACTCGCTTGTTATCAGGGGGAGGCTTCGGCTGCACCAGGCTTCCTGGATCACCCGTGGAGCTACGGAAGCCGAGCACCACCTGAACAAGGTGGCCATCGTGGTCCACAGCCTGGCAGCCAAGCAGAGGCTTTGCTCCAGGCTGCCCGATGCCTGCGTGGGCGTACGCCTGGGTCGGCTGGCGCTGGGGAAGCCGCATGAGCTCTATAACACCAGGGCAGGGAGGGGATGTCTGGCGGAAATGGGCTTTTCCCTGATGGAGATGGGACTGATGCGGGTGGAGACGCAGCACCACGTCCATGGAGGGAAGGTCCAGGAACTGTTCTTAGGGGACATTCACACCGACTGGACACAGAGGACTCATTACAGGCCTACAGGATACCAACAGCCACTGCAAAGCGCCATG CATCACATCCACCCCTGCCCCGTCTGTGCCCTGGTGTACCGTTCCTCCGAGCAGCGCCCCCCAGTGTTGCCCCGCAGCCCTGCGCCTCCTCTGTCTCTGGCTGGTCGCTGGGTCAGCCAGCGCTGTGAAACCCGTCCCaacgtcctcttcctcaccagaGACTTCACCTTTGATCCTGACCAGCAGGCGTGGGAGGGCATATATCAGCACTACGCAGACCCTGCCTGCTCTCAGCCCACGTTCACTCTGAGAGCCTTGGGCCACTACGCTCAGGGAAACCCTTCCGCCAAGATCTCGGGGGCCACTGAGCTTGTGTTCAAGGTCACAAAAGTGAGGGTCACAGCAGGGGACAGGCCCACAGCGAAGTTGTTGAATGCAACAAGGCCTGGGAAGTGTGGTCGTGCTGGAGGTTGGGAAGTGGGGGTGGAACAGGACTTGACCGCCACAGATGGGTGCACCTTGCTGGGCATCAAGCTGCCACATAAGGAATATGAGCTCTTCAAGGTTGAGCTGGACCACAGGAAGCACCTGTTGCTGTTCACTGGCAGCAGGCCGACTGATGGGTCCAGTCCAGACCGCCCACAGAAGAGGCCCACTTCCTTTCAGGCTCCCATGGTGCTTTGCAGTGGAGTGGAGACACAGCCGCAACAGCGCCACGGCTCAGGTTTTAACAGCAATCACGTTCAGCTAGCAGCCAGTGGGACAGAGAGACTGGCTCATCTGGTTTTACTGGTGCTGGGGTCTGTGCTGTGCAGCCGGGTCCGTGTCTTTTAG